Proteins from a single region of Streptomyces sp. Tu 3180:
- a CDS encoding helix-turn-helix domain-containing protein, protein MPSIARPSVLGEPLEPLPRKFAAFMRPELPGLLNEIRTEVTRAYPVYGRLLNGPDGDAIRQGVEQALTAFVDRVADPGRNSELRDELLRRFGRVEAYEGRDLEVLQGAYRLGARIALRRAKTLGRQHSLSPTLVLAFADALFAYVEELEAITREGYVEVRERAASEVSALRRQLLHLLLAASPLPQTTVSELCKAAAWELPRTCSLVALRPPVPEHIQAGLDGDVLADLDIPQPHLLVPGDLTPQRLDMLATALAGTRAAVGLTVPVAQAADSVRWARRVLQFVDDGVVPDAPLVRCEDHLTTLWLLSDPALVGHLAARELAPLDGLPAKRRDRLVETLRVHVSTRAPAEQVGEMLGVHAQTVRYRLRTLDTFLGDRLTDPDHRFALEVALRSLHLRGHDGAE, encoded by the coding sequence ATGCCCTCAATCGCACGCCCTTCGGTGCTCGGTGAACCGCTCGAACCCCTCCCCAGGAAGTTCGCGGCCTTCATGCGGCCGGAGCTGCCGGGGCTGCTGAACGAGATACGGACCGAGGTCACCCGCGCCTACCCGGTCTACGGCCGGCTGCTCAACGGTCCGGACGGGGACGCGATCCGCCAAGGCGTCGAGCAGGCGCTGACCGCGTTCGTGGACCGGGTGGCCGACCCCGGCAGGAACTCGGAGCTGCGGGACGAACTGCTGCGCAGGTTCGGCCGGGTGGAGGCCTACGAGGGCCGCGACCTGGAGGTCCTGCAGGGCGCCTACCGGCTCGGCGCCCGCATCGCGCTGCGCCGGGCCAAGACGCTGGGACGGCAGCACAGCCTCTCCCCCACGCTCGTCCTCGCCTTCGCCGACGCCCTCTTCGCGTACGTCGAGGAACTGGAGGCGATCACCCGCGAGGGGTACGTGGAGGTGCGGGAGCGGGCCGCGTCCGAGGTGTCCGCGTTACGAAGACAGTTACTGCACCTCCTCCTGGCCGCGTCGCCGCTGCCCCAGACCACCGTCTCCGAGCTGTGCAAGGCCGCCGCCTGGGAGCTGCCCCGCACGTGCTCCCTCGTCGCCCTCCGCCCCCCGGTGCCGGAGCACATCCAGGCGGGGCTCGACGGCGACGTCCTCGCCGACCTCGACATCCCCCAGCCGCACCTGCTCGTCCCCGGGGACCTCACCCCGCAACGCCTCGACATGCTCGCCACGGCCCTGGCCGGCACCCGTGCCGCGGTGGGCCTGACCGTGCCGGTCGCGCAGGCCGCCGACTCCGTCCGCTGGGCACGCCGGGTGCTCCAGTTCGTCGACGACGGTGTCGTGCCCGACGCCCCGCTGGTCCGCTGCGAGGACCACCTGACGACCCTGTGGCTGCTGTCCGACCCCGCCCTCGTCGGCCATCTCGCGGCCCGTGAGCTGGCCCCGCTCGACGGGCTGCCCGCCAAGCGGCGCGACCGGCTCGTCGAGACCCTCCGGGTCCACGTCTCCACCCGGGCGCCCGCCGAGCAGGTCGGCGAGATGCTGGGCGTGCACGCCCAGACCGTCCGCTACCGCCTGCGGACCCTGGACACCTTCCTGGGCGACCGGCTCACCGACCCCGACCACCGCTTCGCCCTCGAGGTGGCGCTGCGCTCGCTCCACCTGCGGGGCCACGACGGCGCGGAGTGA
- a CDS encoding family 43 glycosylhydrolase yields the protein MARRLLTLLAALLLALPLGQPSAQAAPFGNPVKAQKGADPWIVHHDGNYHLVSTSWTDVITLRRSSTLAGLATAPSVQVWQGDAASRCCNIWAPELHHLNGRWYLYYVAGQDVPDYNPTQRSHVLESAGSDPMGPYTYKGRLNSSWMLDPTVAAVNGQLYLFGSTHHGTQNIVAARMSNPYTVASSFSTVSTPTYDWERQGAAVNEGPEILQRGGRTFLVYSASGCWTPDYKLGQLTLTGSDPASASSWTKKSAPVFQRSDGDGVYGPGHNGFFTSPDGRESWIVYHANDSASDGCDNGRTARAQKFTWNADGSPGFGTPVRLGASRAGPSGEPSTASTTYTLTNRNSGKCLDVAGSSSADGADVRQYSCNGGANQRWRLEDLGDDAHRLVNVATGKVLDTENCSSADGAGLRQWSWLDNTCQRFRFAATDGGHVRIVNRATGKVADVADCSTADSADVRQWTWLNNACQQWRINPV from the coding sequence ATGGCCCGTCGCCTACTGACCCTGCTGGCCGCGCTGCTGCTCGCCCTCCCGCTGGGGCAGCCGTCCGCGCAGGCGGCCCCGTTCGGCAACCCCGTCAAGGCGCAGAAGGGCGCCGACCCCTGGATCGTCCACCACGACGGGAACTACCACCTGGTCTCCACGTCCTGGACCGACGTCATCACCCTCCGCAGGTCGTCCACCCTCGCCGGACTCGCCACCGCCCCCAGCGTGCAGGTGTGGCAGGGCGACGCGGCCTCCCGGTGCTGCAACATCTGGGCGCCCGAGCTGCACCACCTCAACGGCCGCTGGTACCTGTACTACGTCGCCGGGCAGGACGTCCCCGACTACAACCCCACCCAGCGCAGCCACGTGCTGGAGAGCGCCGGCTCCGACCCCATGGGCCCGTACACCTACAAGGGGCGGCTCAACTCCTCCTGGATGCTGGACCCGACCGTCGCCGCCGTCAACGGGCAGCTGTACCTCTTCGGCAGCACGCACCACGGGACCCAGAACATCGTCGCCGCCCGGATGTCCAACCCGTACACGGTCGCCTCCTCCTTCTCCACCGTCTCCACGCCCACGTACGACTGGGAGCGCCAGGGCGCGGCCGTCAACGAGGGGCCGGAGATCCTCCAGCGGGGCGGACGGACCTTCCTCGTCTACTCCGCCAGCGGCTGCTGGACCCCCGACTACAAGCTCGGGCAGCTCACCCTGACCGGCTCCGACCCGGCCTCCGCGTCCTCCTGGACCAAGAAGTCCGCACCGGTCTTCCAGCGCAGTGACGGCGACGGCGTCTACGGACCCGGCCACAACGGGTTCTTCACCTCGCCGGACGGCCGGGAGAGCTGGATCGTCTACCACGCCAACGACTCCGCCTCCGACGGCTGCGACAACGGGCGCACCGCACGGGCGCAGAAGTTCACCTGGAACGCGGACGGCTCACCGGGCTTCGGCACACCCGTGCGGCTCGGGGCGAGCCGGGCCGGGCCCTCGGGGGAGCCGTCCACCGCCTCCACCACGTACACCCTCACCAACCGCAACAGCGGGAAGTGCCTGGACGTGGCGGGGAGTTCGTCCGCCGACGGGGCCGACGTGCGGCAGTACTCCTGCAACGGCGGCGCCAACCAGCGGTGGCGGCTGGAGGACCTCGGCGACGACGCGCACCGGCTCGTCAACGTCGCCACCGGCAAGGTGCTGGACACCGAGAACTGCTCCTCCGCCGACGGGGCCGGCCTCAGGCAGTGGTCGTGGCTGGACAACACCTGCCAGCGGTTCCGGTTCGCGGCCACCGACGGCGGTCACGTCCGGATCGTCAACCGGGCCACCGGCAAGGTCGCCGACGTCGCCGACTGCTCCACCGCGGACTCGGCCGACGTGCGGCAGTGGACCTGGCTGAACAACGCCTGCCAGCAGTGGCGGATCAACCCGGTGTGA